One Burkholderia thailandensis E264 genomic window carries:
- the deoA gene encoding thymidine phosphorylase: MTFLPQEFIRKVRDREPFDAADVARFVRGVTTGDVTEGQIAAFAMAVYFNELPLSARIALTLAQRDSGDVLDWRGERLNGPVVDKHSTGGVGDLTSLLIGPMVAACGGHVPMISGRGLGHTGGTLDKLEAIPGYDVAPRVDTLRRVVRDAGVAIVGQTAQLAPADKRIYAVRDVTATVESISLITASILSKKLAAGVDALAMDVKVGSGAFMPTAEKSAELARSIVEVGNGAGMKTAAMLTDMNQALAPCAGNAIEVRCAIDFLTGAARPERLGAVSFALAGQMLTMSGLAEDAGDARRRLRAALESGAAAERFARMVAALGGPADLIERPDRHLPRAAVAVPVGAGRAGRIERIDARALGLAVVGLGGGRAKIGDALDHSVGLSALAELGERVEAGQPLATVHARDADAAALAADAVRRAYRIGAEPPAGTRVVYAVIE; encoded by the coding sequence ATGACCTTCCTGCCGCAGGAATTCATTCGCAAGGTGCGCGACCGCGAGCCGTTCGACGCGGCCGATGTCGCGCGTTTCGTGCGCGGCGTGACGACGGGCGACGTGACCGAAGGCCAGATCGCCGCGTTCGCGATGGCCGTCTACTTCAACGAGCTGCCGCTGTCCGCGCGGATCGCGCTGACGCTCGCGCAGCGCGATTCCGGCGACGTGCTCGACTGGCGCGGCGAGCGTCTGAACGGCCCTGTCGTCGACAAGCATTCGACTGGCGGCGTCGGCGATCTGACCTCGCTGCTGATCGGGCCGATGGTCGCCGCGTGCGGCGGCCACGTGCCGATGATCTCGGGCCGCGGCCTCGGCCATACGGGCGGCACGCTCGACAAGCTCGAGGCGATTCCCGGCTACGATGTCGCGCCTCGCGTCGATACGCTGCGCCGCGTCGTGCGCGACGCGGGCGTCGCGATCGTCGGCCAGACCGCACAGCTCGCGCCTGCCGACAAGCGGATCTACGCGGTGCGCGACGTGACGGCGACCGTCGAGTCGATCTCGCTGATCACCGCGTCGATCCTGTCGAAGAAGCTCGCGGCGGGCGTCGACGCGCTCGCGATGGACGTGAAGGTCGGCTCCGGCGCGTTCATGCCGACCGCGGAGAAATCGGCCGAGCTCGCGCGCAGCATCGTCGAGGTCGGCAACGGCGCCGGAATGAAGACGGCCGCGATGCTCACCGACATGAATCAGGCGCTCGCGCCGTGCGCGGGCAATGCGATCGAGGTGCGCTGCGCGATCGATTTCCTGACGGGCGCGGCGCGCCCCGAGCGGCTCGGAGCGGTCAGTTTCGCGCTCGCCGGGCAAATGCTGACGATGAGCGGGCTTGCCGAGGACGCGGGCGATGCGCGCCGCCGGCTGCGCGCCGCGCTCGAATCGGGCGCGGCCGCCGAGCGTTTCGCGCGGATGGTCGCGGCGCTCGGCGGGCCCGCCGATCTGATCGAGCGGCCGGACCGGCACCTGCCGCGCGCGGCGGTTGCCGTGCCCGTGGGCGCCGGGCGCGCCGGCCGGATCGAGCGGATCGACGCGCGCGCGCTCGGCCTCGCGGTCGTCGGCCTGGGCGGCGGGCGCGCGAAGATCGGCGATGCGCTCGACCACTCGGTCGGGTTGTCCGCGCTCGCGGAGCTGGGCGAGCGCGTGGAGGCGGGCCAGCCGCTCGCGACCGTTCACGCACGCGATGCCGACGCGGCCGCGCTGGCCGCCGATGCGGTGCGGCGCGCGTACCGCATCGGCGCGGAGCCGCCGGCGGGAACGCGCGTCGTTTACGCGGTGATCGAATGA
- a CDS encoding BON domain-containing protein — protein sequence MKSDAALRQDVEQELYWDPSLDARQIDVSVHDRIVTLRGFVPSWAQKYAAQKAAQRVAGARALVLELKVLPGESPRDDEVLAAAIVSALAWQEGLAGQEIRVDVDEGCVTLTGEVEFGYQRQAAEAVVSRMRGVIGVVNRIDVHSQDAGETVRERVSDALARRAQREAAHIDVDERDGVVTLTGVVDSLIERRAACGAAWSVKGVREVIDHLTVA from the coding sequence ATGAAATCCGATGCTGCGCTCAGGCAAGATGTCGAACAGGAACTGTATTGGGATCCGTCGCTGGATGCGCGGCAGATCGACGTATCGGTGCACGATCGCATCGTGACGCTGCGCGGCTTCGTGCCGAGCTGGGCGCAGAAGTACGCGGCGCAGAAGGCCGCGCAGCGCGTCGCCGGCGCGCGCGCGCTGGTGCTCGAGCTGAAGGTGTTGCCGGGCGAATCGCCACGCGACGACGAAGTGCTCGCCGCCGCGATCGTGTCGGCGCTCGCGTGGCAGGAAGGGCTCGCCGGACAGGAGATTCGCGTCGATGTCGACGAGGGGTGCGTCACGCTCACGGGCGAAGTCGAGTTCGGCTACCAGCGGCAGGCGGCCGAGGCGGTCGTGAGCCGGATGCGCGGCGTGATCGGCGTCGTCAACCGGATCGACGTGCATTCGCAGGACGCGGGCGAAACCGTGCGCGAGCGCGTCTCGGATGCGCTCGCGCGCCGCGCGCAGCGGGAGGCCGCGCATATCGACGTCGACGAGCGCGACGGCGTCGTCACGCTGACGGGCGTCGTCGATTCGCTGATCGAGCGGCGCGCGGCCTGCGGCGCCGCGTGGTCGGTGAAGGGCGTGCGCGAAGTCATCGACCATCTGACCGTCGCTTAG
- a CDS encoding bifunctional enoyl-CoA hydratase/phosphate acetyltransferase, translating into MDREILQNRPFDSLAIGDSASLVRIASRDDIDLFAAMSGDVNPAHLDATFAAHDLFGHVVVHGMWTGALVSAVLGTKLPGPGTIYLDQTLEFRHPVAPGDTITATVTVKEKRADKRIVLLDTRCTNQDGHVVLRGVATVIAPATPIAWERVPGPDVAVRRHDRYETFVRAAREQPPLRTAVVHPCSPDAIRAAIDARDANLIEPILVGPEAKIRAVADAAGVNLAGVPIVAVEHSHAAAARAVEMGSAGEVAALMKGSLHTDELLAAVVGPASLLRTERRISHVYAMDVPAYPKPLVITDAAINIAPTLEQKRDICQNAVDLLHVLGVERPRVAVLAAVETVNPKMPSTLDAAALTVMAARGQIAGAIVDGPLAFDNAISAVAATSKGIASPVAGDADVLLVPDLEAGNMLAKQLMYFAGADAAGLVLGARLPIILTSRADSLRVRIASAALAKLVAERTRAGALAS; encoded by the coding sequence GTGGACCGCGAAATCCTGCAGAACCGCCCGTTCGATTCGCTCGCGATCGGCGACAGCGCATCGCTCGTGCGCATCGCGTCGCGCGACGACATCGACCTGTTCGCCGCGATGTCCGGCGACGTGAACCCCGCGCACCTCGACGCGACGTTCGCCGCGCACGACCTGTTCGGCCACGTCGTCGTTCACGGGATGTGGACTGGCGCGCTCGTGTCCGCGGTGCTCGGCACGAAGCTGCCGGGGCCCGGCACGATCTATCTCGACCAGACGCTCGAGTTCCGGCATCCGGTCGCGCCGGGCGACACGATCACGGCCACCGTGACCGTCAAGGAAAAGCGCGCGGACAAGCGGATCGTGCTGCTCGACACCCGCTGCACGAACCAGGACGGCCACGTCGTGCTGCGCGGCGTGGCGACCGTGATCGCGCCCGCCACGCCGATCGCGTGGGAACGCGTGCCGGGGCCCGATGTCGCGGTGCGCCGCCACGACCGCTACGAGACGTTCGTGCGCGCCGCGCGCGAGCAGCCGCCGCTGCGCACCGCGGTCGTCCATCCGTGCTCGCCGGACGCGATCCGCGCGGCGATCGACGCGCGCGACGCGAACCTGATCGAGCCGATCCTGGTCGGCCCGGAGGCGAAGATCCGCGCGGTCGCCGACGCGGCCGGCGTGAATCTCGCGGGCGTGCCGATCGTGGCGGTCGAGCACAGTCACGCGGCGGCCGCGCGCGCGGTCGAGATGGGCAGCGCGGGCGAGGTCGCCGCGCTGATGAAGGGCAGCCTGCACACCGACGAGCTGCTCGCCGCGGTCGTCGGCCCCGCGTCGCTGCTGCGCACCGAACGGCGCATCAGCCATGTGTATGCGATGGACGTGCCCGCGTATCCGAAGCCGCTCGTCATCACCGATGCGGCGATCAACATCGCGCCGACGCTCGAGCAAAAACGCGACATCTGCCAGAACGCGGTCGACCTGCTGCACGTGCTCGGCGTCGAGCGGCCGCGCGTCGCGGTGCTCGCGGCGGTCGAGACCGTCAATCCGAAAATGCCGTCCACGCTCGATGCGGCCGCGCTCACCGTGATGGCCGCGCGCGGACAGATCGCGGGCGCGATCGTCGACGGGCCGCTTGCGTTCGACAATGCGATAAGCGCGGTCGCCGCCACGTCGAAGGGCATCGCGTCGCCCGTCGCCGGCGACGCCGACGTCCTGCTCGTGCCGGATCTCGAAGCGGGCAACATGCTCGCGAAGCAACTGATGTACTTCGCGGGCGCCGACGCCGCGGGCCTCGTGCTCGGCGCGCGGCTGCCGATCATCCTGACGAGCCGCGCGGACAGCCTGCGCGTGCGGATCGCTTCGGCCGCGCTCGCGAAGCTCGTCGCCGAAAGGACGCGCGCCGGCGCGCTCGCGTCATGA
- a CDS encoding ATP synthase subunit I: MIDMWDTARASFDGIAAVIGLAAGFAAGACHFVSLGWNSRLFVAGRAGAALALQFVRIALAVAVLVVLARAGFGMLVAGSAGFFAARALAVRRAAALTGARQ; encoded by the coding sequence ATGATTGACATGTGGGACACCGCGCGCGCGTCGTTCGACGGCATCGCCGCCGTGATCGGGCTGGCGGCCGGGTTCGCCGCCGGCGCGTGCCATTTCGTATCGCTCGGCTGGAACAGCCGGCTGTTCGTCGCGGGGCGCGCGGGCGCGGCGCTCGCGTTGCAGTTCGTGCGGATCGCGCTCGCGGTGGCGGTGCTCGTCGTGCTCGCGCGCGCGGGTTTCGGCATGCTCGTCGCGGGCTCGGCCGGCTTCTTCGCCGCGCGCGCGCTCGCGGTGCGCCGCGCGGCCGCGCTGACGGGAGCGCGGCAATGA
- a CDS encoding PHA/PHB synthase family protein, with translation MDTRHAPESGAPDAPLPAHPPVSHEPENPYRIFDLAKEASVAKLTSGLSPASLRLALSDWLIHLAAAPGKRAELATLAMKHATLLAEYLFEAATGRTPALPAQPSPGDRRFRASAWQFEPYRFWHQSFLLAEQWWRAATRDVPGVSPHHEDVVAFSARQLLDMLAPANYVATNPEVAQRTALTGGANLVQGAWNYLDDIRRLLTKQPPAGAEHFEVGKNLATTPGRVVFRNHLIELLQYGPTTADVYAEPVLIVPAWIMKYYILDLSAHNSLIRYLVGAGHTVFCVSWRNVDASDRDLGLDDYRRLGVMDALDTIGKIVPGAKVHATGYCLGGTLLSIAAAAMANAGDERLASVTLLAAQTDFTEPGELQLFIDDSEIYFLESMMWERGFLGAHQMAGSFQLLMSNDLIWSRVIHDYLLGKRTPMIDLMAWNADSTRMPYRMHSEYLRHLFLDNDLATNRYVIGGQTVSVHNIRAPFFVVGTEHDHIAPWRSVYKIHYLTDSDVTFVLTAGGHNAGIVSEPGHPKRHYRMKVTAADAPNISPDEWLAGATDFEGSWWPAWHAWLARHSGAQRVAPPPLGKPGARALGDAPGTYVFQK, from the coding sequence ATGGACACACGCCATGCCCCCGAATCCGGCGCGCCCGACGCGCCGCTGCCCGCCCACCCGCCCGTGTCGCACGAACCGGAAAACCCGTACCGCATCTTCGATCTCGCGAAGGAGGCATCGGTCGCGAAGCTGACGTCGGGCCTGTCGCCGGCCTCGCTGCGGCTCGCGCTGTCGGACTGGCTGATCCATCTCGCGGCCGCGCCCGGCAAGCGCGCGGAGCTCGCGACGCTCGCGATGAAGCACGCGACGCTGCTCGCCGAATACCTGTTCGAGGCGGCGACCGGGCGCACGCCCGCGCTGCCCGCGCAGCCGTCGCCGGGCGACCGGCGCTTTCGCGCGAGCGCGTGGCAGTTCGAGCCGTACCGCTTCTGGCACCAGTCGTTCCTGCTCGCCGAGCAATGGTGGCGCGCGGCGACCCGCGACGTGCCCGGCGTGTCGCCGCATCACGAGGACGTCGTCGCGTTTTCCGCGCGGCAGTTGCTCGACATGCTCGCGCCGGCGAACTACGTCGCGACGAATCCGGAGGTCGCGCAGCGCACCGCGCTCACGGGCGGCGCGAATCTCGTGCAGGGCGCGTGGAACTATCTGGACGACATCCGCCGCCTGCTGACCAAGCAGCCGCCCGCGGGCGCCGAGCACTTCGAGGTCGGCAAGAATCTCGCGACGACGCCCGGCCGCGTGGTGTTCCGCAACCACCTGATCGAGCTGCTGCAGTACGGCCCGACGACGGCCGACGTCTACGCGGAGCCCGTGCTGATCGTGCCCGCGTGGATCATGAAGTACTACATCCTCGATCTGTCGGCGCACAACTCGCTCATCCGCTACCTGGTCGGCGCGGGGCACACGGTGTTCTGCGTCTCGTGGCGCAACGTCGACGCGAGCGACCGCGACCTGGGCCTCGACGACTACCGCAGGCTCGGCGTGATGGACGCGCTCGACACGATCGGCAAGATCGTGCCCGGCGCGAAGGTCCACGCGACCGGCTACTGCCTCGGCGGCACGCTGCTTTCGATCGCGGCGGCCGCGATGGCGAACGCGGGCGACGAGCGCCTCGCGTCGGTCACGCTGCTCGCCGCGCAGACGGATTTCACCGAGCCGGGCGAACTGCAGCTTTTCATCGACGACAGCGAGATCTACTTCCTCGAAAGCATGATGTGGGAGCGCGGATTTCTCGGCGCGCACCAGATGGCGGGATCATTCCAGCTGCTGATGTCGAACGACCTGATCTGGTCGCGCGTGATTCACGACTACCTGCTCGGCAAGCGCACGCCGATGATCGACCTGATGGCGTGGAACGCCGATTCGACGCGGATGCCGTACCGGATGCACTCCGAGTATCTGCGCCACCTGTTCCTCGACAACGACCTCGCGACGAACCGCTACGTGATCGGCGGGCAGACGGTGTCGGTGCACAACATCCGCGCGCCGTTCTTCGTCGTCGGCACCGAGCACGACCACATCGCGCCGTGGCGCTCCGTCTACAAGATCCACTACCTGACCGACAGCGACGTGACGTTCGTGCTGACGGCCGGCGGCCACAACGCGGGCATCGTCAGCGAGCCGGGCCATCCGAAGCGCCATTACCGGATGAAAGTGACGGCCGCCGACGCGCCGAACATCTCGCCCGACGAATGGCTCGCCGGCGCGACCGACTTCGAAGGCTCGTGGTGGCCCGCGTGGCACGCGTGGCTCGCGCGGCATTCGGGCGCGCAGCGCGTCGCGCCGCCGCCGCTCGGCAAGCCGGGCGCGCGCGCGCTCGGCGACGCGCCGGGCACCTACGTGTTCCAGAAATAA
- a CDS encoding acetate/propionate family kinase, whose translation MSEPLLLTFNAGSSTLKIGLYSVANGEPAPLGRGKIDFNRTPLQLEYSNSGDAHTVPLAASVTDDLHDVLDEALNWIGAHLPVHELVSVGHRVVHGGDAFGGPVRIDERTLDAIAALVPLAPLHQPQSVRLIRALRHLRPHLPQVASFDTAFHRTQSDLVRRFALPRALFDEGVKRYGFHGLSYRYVAGRLRERHPAVARGKVVAAHLGSGASLCALDAGVSRDTSMGFSTLDGVPMATRCGTLDAGVVLHLQKTLGYSVDDVEQMLYHRSGLLGVSGVSGDARALLADPSAGARDALALFAFRIAGEAARLATTLGGLDALVFTAGIGEHQPQTRAAVCERLRWLGVELDADANARNAEIVSSDASRVAVLVVPTDEEQVIARDAASVLHA comes from the coding sequence ATGAGCGAGCCGCTGCTGCTCACGTTCAATGCCGGCTCGTCGACGCTGAAGATCGGCCTCTACAGCGTCGCGAACGGCGAGCCCGCGCCGCTCGGGCGCGGCAAGATCGACTTCAACCGCACGCCGCTGCAGCTCGAATACTCGAACAGCGGCGACGCGCACACGGTGCCGCTCGCCGCGAGCGTCACCGACGATCTGCACGACGTGCTCGACGAGGCGCTCAACTGGATCGGCGCGCATCTGCCGGTGCACGAGCTGGTGTCGGTGGGGCACCGCGTCGTGCACGGCGGCGACGCGTTCGGCGGGCCGGTGCGCATCGACGAGCGCACGCTCGACGCGATCGCGGCGCTCGTGCCGCTCGCGCCGCTGCATCAGCCGCAGAGCGTTCGGCTGATTCGCGCGCTGCGCCACCTGCGGCCGCATCTGCCGCAGGTGGCGTCGTTCGACACCGCATTCCACCGCACGCAGTCCGATCTCGTGCGGCGCTTCGCGCTGCCGCGCGCGCTGTTCGACGAAGGCGTCAAACGCTACGGCTTTCATGGGCTGTCGTACCGGTACGTCGCCGGGCGGCTGCGCGAGCGGCATCCGGCGGTGGCGCGCGGCAAGGTCGTCGCCGCGCATCTCGGCAGCGGCGCGAGCCTCTGCGCGCTCGACGCGGGCGTGAGCCGCGACACCAGCATGGGCTTCTCGACGCTCGACGGCGTTCCGATGGCGACGCGCTGCGGCACGCTCGACGCGGGCGTCGTGCTGCACCTGCAGAAGACGCTCGGCTACTCGGTCGACGACGTCGAGCAGATGCTGTATCACCGCTCGGGCTTGCTCGGCGTGTCCGGCGTGAGCGGCGACGCGCGCGCGCTGCTCGCCGATCCGTCGGCCGGCGCGCGCGATGCGCTCGCGCTGTTCGCGTTCCGGATCGCGGGCGAGGCGGCGCGGCTCGCGACGACGCTCGGCGGGCTCGACGCGCTCGTGTTCACCGCGGGCATCGGCGAGCATCAGCCGCAAACGCGCGCCGCGGTGTGCGAGCGGCTGCGCTGGCTCGGCGTCGAACTCGACGCGGACGCGAACGCGCGCAATGCGGAGATCGTGAGCAGCGACGCAAGCCGCGTCGCGGTGCTCGTCGTGCCGACCGACGAAGAGCAGGTGATCGCGCGGGATGCGGCGTCGGTTCTGCATGCGTGA
- the atpD gene encoding F0F1 ATP synthase subunit beta, with the protein MADLQATNGTAQAQAKHGVSDGRVVAVRGAVVDVAFDGGVLPALNDALVIPIDGAAPILAEVHAHLSDAAVRALALGPTGGLRRGAAVRATGGPIRVPVGDAVLGRLLSVTGEPGDDGAALAADVARRPIHRGAPPLAEQKSATALFATGIKVIDLLAPLAQGGKAAMFGGAGVGKTVLVMELIHAMVERYRGISVFAGIGERSREGHEMLLDMRGSGVLGRTVLVYGQMNEPPGARWRVPLTALAIAEYFRDERAQNVLLLMDNVFRFVQAGAEVSGLLGRLPSRVGYQPTLASEVAALQERIASVEGAAVTAIEAVYVPADDFTDPAVTAIAAHVDSMVVLSRAMAAEGMYPAIDPVASSSILLDPLVVGEAHVEVAIEVRRVIEHYRELQDVIALLGIDELGADDRRIVGRARRLQRFLTQPFAVTEAFTGQAGASVEIADTIAGCRAILRGDCDDWRESSLYMVGTLDDARRKEEAAREADARRDAAAGAASGSAGPQGAQHGR; encoded by the coding sequence GTGGCGGACCTGCAAGCGACGAACGGCACGGCGCAGGCGCAAGCGAAGCACGGCGTGAGCGACGGGCGCGTCGTCGCGGTGCGCGGCGCGGTCGTCGACGTCGCGTTCGACGGCGGCGTGCTGCCCGCGCTGAACGACGCGCTCGTGATTCCGATCGACGGCGCCGCGCCGATCCTCGCCGAGGTGCACGCGCACCTGAGCGACGCGGCGGTGCGCGCGCTCGCGCTCGGCCCGACGGGCGGGCTGCGGCGCGGCGCCGCCGTGCGCGCGACGGGCGGGCCGATTCGCGTGCCTGTCGGCGACGCGGTGCTCGGCCGCCTGCTGAGCGTCACGGGCGAGCCCGGCGACGACGGCGCGGCGCTGGCGGCGGACGTCGCGCGGCGGCCGATCCATCGCGGCGCGCCGCCGCTCGCCGAGCAGAAGAGCGCGACCGCGCTGTTCGCGACCGGCATCAAGGTGATCGATCTGCTCGCGCCGCTCGCGCAGGGCGGCAAGGCCGCGATGTTCGGCGGCGCGGGCGTCGGCAAGACGGTGCTCGTGATGGAGCTGATCCACGCGATGGTCGAGCGCTATCGCGGGATCTCGGTGTTCGCCGGCATCGGCGAGCGCTCGCGCGAAGGGCACGAGATGCTGCTCGACATGCGCGGCTCCGGCGTGCTCGGCCGCACGGTGCTCGTCTACGGGCAGATGAACGAGCCGCCCGGCGCGCGCTGGCGCGTGCCGCTCACCGCGCTCGCGATCGCCGAGTATTTCCGCGACGAGCGCGCGCAGAACGTGCTGCTCCTGATGGACAACGTGTTTCGCTTCGTGCAGGCGGGCGCGGAGGTGTCGGGCCTGCTCGGGCGGCTGCCGTCGCGGGTCGGCTATCAGCCGACGCTCGCGAGCGAGGTCGCGGCGCTGCAGGAGCGCATCGCGTCGGTCGAGGGCGCGGCGGTGACGGCGATCGAGGCCGTCTACGTGCCCGCCGACGATTTCACCGATCCCGCCGTCACCGCGATCGCCGCGCACGTCGACAGCATGGTCGTGCTGTCGCGCGCGATGGCGGCCGAAGGCATGTACCCGGCGATCGACCCGGTCGCGTCGTCGTCGATCCTGCTCGATCCGCTCGTCGTCGGCGAAGCGCACGTCGAGGTCGCGATCGAGGTGCGCCGCGTGATCGAGCATTACCGCGAACTGCAGGACGTGATCGCGCTGCTCGGCATCGACGAGCTCGGCGCGGACGATCGCCGCATCGTCGGCCGCGCGCGCCGGCTGCAGCGCTTTCTCACGCAGCCGTTCGCGGTGACCGAGGCGTTCACGGGACAGGCGGGCGCGTCGGTCGAGATCGCCGACACGATCGCCGGCTGCCGCGCGATCCTGCGCGGCGATTGCGACGACTGGCGCGAGAGCTCGCTGTACATGGTCGGCACGCTCGACGATGCGCGGCGCAAGGAAGAGGCGGCGCGCGAAGCGGATGCGCGGCGCGATGCGGCGGCGGGCGCCGCGTCCGGCTCCGCCGGGCCGCAAGGCGCGCAGCATGGCCGCTGA
- a CDS encoding 1-phosphofructokinase family hexose kinase, translating into MPEIVTITPNPAVDVATAVERVTDTRKLRCGPARRDPGGGGINVARVLTRLGADCSAVYLAGGGTGLALHRLLADEGVRARCVDIAGETRENFSVLETSTGREFRFVLPGPALAPHEWPRCVDALARLADASRYLVMSGSLPPGMPDDCYGRLVRIARARGVRTAVDTSGPALAAALDAGVYLVKPSLGELRALTGLPLEDDGARLAAARAIVGSGRAQIVALTLGDAGALVVSRDDAVRLPGVKVAVRSAIGAGDSFVAGLVAALDRGAGIADASRYALATASASLLSEGTALCTKEDVERIYRELPGMAGA; encoded by the coding sequence ATGCCCGAAATCGTCACCATCACGCCGAATCCCGCTGTCGACGTCGCGACGGCCGTCGAGCGCGTCACCGACACCCGCAAGCTGCGCTGCGGCCCCGCGCGGCGCGATCCGGGCGGCGGCGGGATCAACGTCGCGCGCGTGCTGACGCGCCTCGGCGCCGATTGCTCGGCCGTCTATCTCGCGGGCGGCGGCACCGGGCTCGCGCTGCACCGCCTGCTCGCCGACGAAGGCGTGCGCGCGCGCTGCGTCGACATCGCCGGCGAGACGCGCGAGAATTTCTCGGTGCTCGAAACGTCGACGGGGCGCGAATTCCGCTTTGTGCTGCCGGGGCCCGCGCTCGCGCCGCACGAATGGCCGCGCTGCGTCGACGCGCTCGCGCGGCTCGCCGACGCGTCGCGCTATCTGGTGATGAGCGGCAGCCTGCCGCCCGGGATGCCGGACGATTGCTATGGCCGGCTCGTGCGGATCGCGCGCGCGCGCGGCGTGCGCACGGCCGTCGACACGTCGGGGCCGGCGCTCGCGGCCGCGCTCGACGCCGGCGTCTATCTGGTGAAGCCGAGCCTGGGCGAATTGCGTGCGCTGACCGGGCTGCCGCTCGAAGACGACGGCGCGCGCCTCGCGGCGGCGCGCGCGATCGTCGGCAGCGGGCGCGCGCAGATCGTCGCGCTGACGCTCGGCGACGCCGGCGCGCTTGTCGTGTCGCGCGACGATGCGGTGCGGTTGCCGGGCGTGAAGGTCGCGGTGCGCAGCGCGATCGGCGCGGGCGACAGTTTCGTCGCGGGGCTCGTCGCCGCGCTCGATCGCGGCGCGGGCATCGCCGATGCGTCGCGCTACGCGCTCGCCACCGCGTCGGCGTCGCTGCTGAGCGAGGGCACCGCGCTGTGCACGAAGGAAGACGTCGAGCGGATCTATCGCGAACTGCCGGGGATGGCCGGCGCGTGA
- a CDS encoding F0F1 ATP synthase subunit epsilon, whose product MAAELRVTIATPARVCVDDLPIVSLRAEDASGAFGIRAGHVDFVTLLRASVVRWRTADDAMHYAALDGGVLRVTRGARIEIACRDAVLGESLAELEAVVRGVRETQLDEKRRARVDETRLHAQAVRRLLTYLRPEHAKDGMLAPMKPETLE is encoded by the coding sequence ATGGCCGCTGAGCTGCGCGTGACGATCGCGACGCCGGCGCGCGTGTGCGTCGACGATCTGCCGATCGTGTCGCTGCGCGCCGAGGACGCGAGCGGCGCGTTCGGCATCCGCGCGGGCCATGTCGATTTCGTCACGCTGCTGCGCGCGTCGGTCGTGCGCTGGCGCACCGCCGACGACGCGATGCATTACGCCGCGCTCGACGGCGGCGTGCTGCGCGTGACGCGCGGCGCGCGCATCGAGATCGCGTGCCGCGACGCGGTGCTCGGCGAGTCGCTCGCGGAGCTCGAAGCGGTGGTGCGCGGCGTGCGCGAGACGCAGCTCGACGAGAAGCGCCGCGCGCGCGTCGACGAGACGCGGCTGCATGCGCAGGCGGTGCGGCGGCTGCTTACGTATCTGCGGCCCGAGCATGCGAAGGACGGCATGCTCGCGCCGATGAAGCCGGAGACGCTCGAATGA
- a CDS encoding cytidine deaminase, with amino-acid sequence MTHQALIEAAKAAREKAYAPYSNFKVGAALATNDGKVFHGCNVENASYGLCNCAERTALFSALAAGYRPGEFAAIAVVGETDGPIAPCGACRQVMIELGKPTLEVVLANMAGDVRVTSAGDLLPDAFHLA; translated from the coding sequence ATGACGCACCAAGCATTGATCGAAGCGGCGAAGGCCGCGCGCGAAAAGGCCTACGCGCCGTATTCGAACTTCAAGGTCGGCGCGGCGCTCGCGACGAACGACGGCAAGGTTTTCCACGGCTGCAACGTCGAGAATGCGTCGTACGGGCTGTGCAACTGCGCGGAGCGCACCGCATTGTTCTCGGCGCTCGCGGCGGGCTACCGGCCTGGCGAGTTCGCGGCGATCGCCGTCGTCGGCGAGACCGACGGGCCGATCGCGCCGTGCGGCGCGTGCCGGCAGGTGATGATCGAGCTCGGCAAGCCGACGCTCGAAGTCGTGCTGGCGAACATGGCGGGCGACGTGCGCGTGACGAGCGCGGGCGACCTGCTGCCCGACGCGTTCCACCTGGCGTGA
- a CDS encoding AtpZ/AtpI family protein translates to MTKRRPFEAKRDDAARGDARRAGASAARDDARDGAPREPSPESSGSPAARDGGRPPAVRPADAAPKPAADRVAQAARTAATRAARGARDPEPSLGRRLAQIGVLGWTIVAPTLAALAIGRWLDRVFASRVFFSAPLVMLGAALGFWLAWRWMKGQQEGDRDD, encoded by the coding sequence ATGACGAAGCGCCGGCCGTTCGAAGCGAAGCGCGACGATGCGGCGCGCGGCGACGCGCGCCGCGCCGGGGCGAGCGCCGCGCGGGACGACGCGCGCGACGGTGCGCCGCGCGAGCCGTCGCCGGAATCATCCGGATCTCCCGCCGCGCGCGATGGCGGAAGGCCCCCGGCCGTGCGGCCCGCCGACGCCGCGCCGAAGCCCGCCGCCGACCGCGTCGCGCAGGCGGCGCGCACGGCGGCGACGCGCGCGGCGCGCGGCGCGCGCGATCCGGAGCCGTCGCTCGGCCGGCGGCTTGCGCAGATCGGCGTGCTCGGCTGGACGATCGTCGCGCCGACGCTCGCCGCGCTCGCGATCGGGCGCTGGCTTGACCGCGTGTTCGCGTCGCGCGTGTTCTTTTCCGCGCCGCTCGTGATGCTCGGCGCGGCGCTCGGCTTCTGGCTCGCGTGGCGCTGGATGAAAGGTCAACAAGAAGGAGATCGCGATGATTGA